The following are encoded in a window of Numida meleagris isolate 19003 breed g44 Domestic line chromosome 9, NumMel1.0, whole genome shotgun sequence genomic DNA:
- the MTFMT gene encoding methionyl-tRNA formyltransferase, mitochondrial isoform X1: protein MRGRLLRAWREGLKAAGGGVGARREPPWRVLFFGTDRFSVTALRALQAAREPSRDLLVSRLEVVTLPSRLPGDLPVKSCARELQLPVHEWPQTGPVGQFDVGVVASFGRLLSEDLILQFPYGVLNVHPSCLPRWRGPAPIVHTVLHGDKVTGVTIMEIRPKRFDVGPIIKQEECPVPPKCTTKELEVILAEMGANMLLSVLKNLPESLENKKEQPKEGVTFAPKISVAKSCINWEEQTAAQIIQLHRAIGSMFPLQTLWKGSTVKLLDFVEVDNILGSADQVLSDHGAVPGSLLYHKTSQTLIAHCKDGWVGIKTVVLKKKLTAVDFYNGYMHSWFQQNTRTVHRECRFQTLKLNTAKKTLKERLSRTRGPPRNPCL from the exons ATGCGGGGGCGGCTGCTCCGCGCGTGGCGTGAGGGGCTGAAGGCGGCGGGCGGCGGAGTGGGTGCTCGGCGGGAGCCGCCATGGCGGGTGTTGTTCTTCGGTACCGACCGCTTTTCTGTCACTGCTTTACGGGCCCTGCAGGCCGCCAG GGAGCCCAGCAGGGACTTGCTTGTGTCCAGGCTGGAGGTGGTGACGCTGCCCTCCCGCCTGCCCGGGGACCTGCCTGTGAAGAGCTGTGCCCgtgagctgcagctgcctgtgcaCGAGTGGCCGCAGACGGGGCCTGTAGGGCAGTTTGATGTTGGTGTGGTGGCATCCTTCGGGCGTCTCCTAAGCGAGGACCTTATTTTGCAATTCCCGTA TGGGGTGCTGAATGTCCATCCCAGCTGCCTCCCACGGTGGCGTGGTCCTGCACCAATAGTCCACACAGTACTTCATGGTGACAAAGTGACCGGAGTGACAATTATGGAAATAAGACCAAAGAG gTTTGATGTAGGTCCAATTATTAAACAAGAAGAGTGTCCTGTTCCTCCTAAATGTACGACAAAGGAGTTGGAAGTGATATTAGCAGAGATGGGTGCAAACATG ctgctgtcagTTTTGAAAAACTTGCCTGaaagtttagaaaataaaaaagaacaaccaaaaGAAGGAGTAACATTTG cTCCTAAAATATCTGTAGCTAAGAGTTGTATAAATTGGGAAGAGCAAACAGCTGCACAAATAATTCAGCTGCATCGTGCCATAGGAAGTATG TTTCCTTTGCAGACGCTTTGGAAGGGCAGCACTGTTAAACTTCTGGATTTTGTGGAAGTGGATAATATCCTTGGTTCTGCTG ATCAAGTATTAAGTGACCATGGAGCTGTTCCTGGCTCACTACTATACCATAAAACGTCCCAAACGCTGATCGCTCATTGCAAG gatgGCTGGGTTGGAATCAAAACAGTTGTATTAAAGAAGAAGCTTACAGCAGTTGACTTCTACAATGGATACATGCACTCTTGGTTCCAGCAGAACACAAGAACAGTTCATCGGGAATGCAGATTTCAAACACTCAAACTTAACACAGCAAAAAAGACTCTGAAAGAGAG GTTGTCTAGAACACGTGGTCCTCCAAGGAATCCATGTCTGTGA
- the MTFMT gene encoding methionyl-tRNA formyltransferase, mitochondrial isoform X2 — translation MRGRLLRAWREGLKAAGGGVGARREPPWRVLFFGTDRFSVTALRALQAAREPSRDLLVSRLEVVTLPSRLPGDLPVKSCARELQLPVHEWPQTGPVGQFDVGVVASFGRLLSEDLILQFPYGVLNVHPSCLPRWRGPAPIVHTVLHGDKVTGVTIMEIRPKRFDVGPIIKQEECPVPPKCTTKELEVILAEMGANMLLSVLKNLPESLENKKEQPKEGVTFAPKISVAKSCINWEEQTAAQIIQLHRAIGSMFPLQTLWKGSTVKLLDFVEVDNILGSADQVLSDHGAVPGSLLYHKTSQTLIAHCKDGWVGIKTVVLKKKLTAVDFYNGYMHSWFQQNTRTVHRECRFQTLKLNTAKKTLKEREVLLQDIKR, via the exons ATGCGGGGGCGGCTGCTCCGCGCGTGGCGTGAGGGGCTGAAGGCGGCGGGCGGCGGAGTGGGTGCTCGGCGGGAGCCGCCATGGCGGGTGTTGTTCTTCGGTACCGACCGCTTTTCTGTCACTGCTTTACGGGCCCTGCAGGCCGCCAG GGAGCCCAGCAGGGACTTGCTTGTGTCCAGGCTGGAGGTGGTGACGCTGCCCTCCCGCCTGCCCGGGGACCTGCCTGTGAAGAGCTGTGCCCgtgagctgcagctgcctgtgcaCGAGTGGCCGCAGACGGGGCCTGTAGGGCAGTTTGATGTTGGTGTGGTGGCATCCTTCGGGCGTCTCCTAAGCGAGGACCTTATTTTGCAATTCCCGTA TGGGGTGCTGAATGTCCATCCCAGCTGCCTCCCACGGTGGCGTGGTCCTGCACCAATAGTCCACACAGTACTTCATGGTGACAAAGTGACCGGAGTGACAATTATGGAAATAAGACCAAAGAG gTTTGATGTAGGTCCAATTATTAAACAAGAAGAGTGTCCTGTTCCTCCTAAATGTACGACAAAGGAGTTGGAAGTGATATTAGCAGAGATGGGTGCAAACATG ctgctgtcagTTTTGAAAAACTTGCCTGaaagtttagaaaataaaaaagaacaaccaaaaGAAGGAGTAACATTTG cTCCTAAAATATCTGTAGCTAAGAGTTGTATAAATTGGGAAGAGCAAACAGCTGCACAAATAATTCAGCTGCATCGTGCCATAGGAAGTATG TTTCCTTTGCAGACGCTTTGGAAGGGCAGCACTGTTAAACTTCTGGATTTTGTGGAAGTGGATAATATCCTTGGTTCTGCTG ATCAAGTATTAAGTGACCATGGAGCTGTTCCTGGCTCACTACTATACCATAAAACGTCCCAAACGCTGATCGCTCATTGCAAG gatgGCTGGGTTGGAATCAAAACAGTTGTATTAAAGAAGAAGCTTACAGCAGTTGACTTCTACAATGGATACATGCACTCTTGGTTCCAGCAGAACACAAGAACAGTTCATCGGGAATGCAGATTTCAAACACTCAAACTTAACACAGCAAAAAAGACTCTGAAAGAGAGGGAAGTATTGTTGCAGGATATAAAACGATAG
- the CILP gene encoding cartilage intermediate layer protein 1 isoform X1, with amino-acid sequence MLVTARGWVLLLLLGATASSGQRLVRQGLGRIQIGQKTFRPIVMLSLEGTRSSSRRMDPIFTSARRTLLVQDPRKFLSPWSKWSECSGKCGQTGVQKRTRSCLADRLWGVHCNEVMEEGRLCIGHVCSACNITCPMGRVNADCDACMCEDVTLHGKVSLEDGSPADNARVYLQANNLKLLTTADDKGTFRIPGVCPDGRNTLKIKKAKYTTAAITVPVTNRRNLALQVQLKRSGKPYVFKSPDDKARREGQSVSLCCNAVGTPAPDRYLWYHNGSLLDPSIYRYKNNLILKNLNRAQAGEYFCKAVSDGGSAKSQPATLSVIGKQEAACSSQPQSHLIRLPHDCFQKATDSFYYDVGKCPAKTCVGKLDKGLRCKDNISYCCGVSKMEMREILCDGYTLPTKVAVECGCKKCTETKITVRGRATAVDNGEPLRFGHIYMGNKRVSMTGYKGTFSVHVPPDTERLVLTFVDRLQKFVNTTKVLPFKENGGAVFHDIKLLRKQAPITLESTETSVIPLGEKEDDDPIAELEIPPDSFYRKNGEPYRGKVKASVTFLDPRELSTAPVTQSDLNFVDDEGDVFPLRTYGMFSVDFTDEQGTETLNAEDVKVHLDTAQVRMPEHLQEMKLWSLNPETGLWEEEGDFNLEKSRRRKREERTFLVGNMEIKERRLFNLDVPESRRCYVKIRAYRSERFLPSEQIQGVVISVINTEPEPGFSSNPRAWGRFDSVVTGPNGACAPAFCDEQNPEAYAAYILASLGGEELEAVPSAPKLNPNAIGVPQPYLNKLNYRRTDHEDPNTKKTAFRINMAKPSPNSADENNGPIYAYENLKECEEAPYSAAHFRFYRIEGDRYDFNTVPFSEDDLMSWTDDYLAWWPKPMEFRACYIKVKINGPQEVNIRSRNMGGTHPRTIGKLYGIRDVRSIRDPQQQDVSAACLEFKCSGMLFDQDRVDRTLVKVIPQGSCRRESVNSMLHEYLVNHLPMATNNDSSEYTMLAPLDPLGHNYGIYTVTDQDPRIAKEIALGRCFDGTSDGTSRTMKSDIGVALTFTCSERSAAEQSLFETQRNSGQQSIRVPARESPAYQRPVGSRQITQSRIQMRGQRPSSY; translated from the exons ATGCTGGTCACCGCAAGAGGAtgggttctgctgctgctgctgggagccacGGCCAGCTCAG GTCAAAGGCTTGTGAGACAAGGCCTTGGCAGGATCCAGATAGGACAGAAAACCTTCAGACCAATAGTGATGCTCAGCCTAGAGG GTACAAGGAGCAGCTCCCGCCGGATGGACCCGATCTTCACCAGCGCCAGACGCA CTCTTCTGGTGCAAGATCCCAGAAAGTTTCTGTCTCCGTGGTCGAAATGGAGCGAGTGCTCAGGGAAGTGTGGCCAAACCGGTGTGCAGAAGCGGACCCGATCCTGCCTGGCGGATCGCCTCTGGGGCGTGCACTGTAACGAAGTAATGGAGGAAGGACGGCTCTGCATCGGACACGTTTGCTCAG CCTGCAACATCACCTGCCCCATGGGCCGCGTGAACGCCGACTGCGACGCGTGCATGTGTGAGGACGTGACCCTGCACGGAAAGGTCTCCTTGGAGGATGGTTCACCAGCAGACAACGCCCGGGTCTACCTGCAAGCCAACAATCTCAAGTTGTTGACAACGGCTGACGATAAGGGCACATTTAGAATTCCTGGGGTCTGTCCTGATGGCAGAAACACCCTTAAGATAAAGAAAGCCAAATACACGACTGCAGCCATCACCGTGCCGGTGACCAACAGGAGGAACCTGGCGCTCCAAGTGCAGCTGAAGAGATCAG GGAAACCCTATGTTTTCAAGAGCCCTGATGACAAGGCAAGGAGAGAGGGGCAGAGCGTGTCACTCTGCTGCAATGCTGTGGGGACTCCAGCCCCAGATCGCTATCTCTG GTACCACAACGGCTCCCTGCTGGATCCTTCCATATATAGATACAAAAACAACCTGATTCTGAAGAACCTGAACAGAGCGCAGGCAGGAGAGTACTTCTGCAAGGCCGTCAGCGATGGGGGTTCAGCGAAGTCCCAACCTGCCACACTTTCTGTAATAG gaaaacaagaggcagcctgcagctcccagccccaaagCCACCTCATTCGTCTTCCGCACGACTGTTTCCAAAAAGCAACTGACTCATTCTACTATGACGTGGGGAAGTGCCCAGCAAAGACCTGCGTTGGGAAGCTGGATAAGGGACTCCGCTGTAAGGACAACATCTCCTATTGCTGCGGGGTGTCTAAGATGGAGATGAGAGAGATCTTGTGTGATGGATACACGCTCCCCACTAAAGTTGCCGTAGAATGTGGCTGCAAAAAATGCACCGAGACAAAAATAACAGTTCGGGGCAGAGCTACAGCAGTGGATAACGGTGAGCCACTGAGGTTTGGCCACATCTACATGGGGAACAAGAGAGTGAGTATGACTGGCTACAAGGGAACCTTCTCTGTCCACGTCCCACCGGATACTGAGAGACTGGTTCTAACCTTTGTGGATCGGCTGCAGAAGTTTGTGAACACAACAAAAGTTTTGCCATTCAAGGAAAATGGAGGTGCTGTGTTTCATGACATTAAGTTACTACGAAAACAAGCCCCTATTACACTGGAATCCACTGAAACCAGTGTAATTCCTTTGGGTGAGAAGGAAGACGATGATCCAATCGCTGAATTAGAAATCCCTCCTGATTCATTTTACAGGAAGAATGGAGAACCTTACAGAGGTAAAGTGAAAGCCAGCGTGACGTTTCTGGACCCAAGAGAACTCTCAACGGCGCCTGTGACACAAAGTGACCTGAACTTTGTGGATGACGAAGGAGACGTGTTCCCGCTCCGCACGTATGGCATGTTTTCCGTGGACTTCACCGATGAACAAGGAACGGAGACTCTTAATGCAGAGGATGTGAAGGTCCACTTGGACACTGCTCAGGTCAGGATGCCAGAGCACCTACAAGAAATGAAGCTTTGGTCACTGAACCCTGAGACAGGACTatgggaggaagaaggggacTTCAACCTGGAGAAAAGCAGACGGCGCAAAAGAGAGGAGCGGACTTTTTTGGTTGGGAACATGGAGATCAAGGAAAGGCGGCTTTTTAACCTGGACGTCCCAGAGAGCAGACGCTGCTACGTCAAAATCCGAGCATACAGAAGTGAGAGATTTCTGCCAAGTGAGCAGATCCAAGGGGTGGTGATTTCTGTTATAAACACGGAGCCAGAACCAGGGTTCTCCTCCAACCCCAGAGCATGGGGCCGTTTTGACAGCGTGGTCACCGGTCCCAATGGCGCTTGTGCACCAGCCTTTTGTGACGAGCAGAACCCAGAGGCCTACGCAGCTTACATTTTGGCAAGCTTGGGGGGTGAAGAACTCGAAGCTGTGCCCTCTGCTCCCAAACTCAATCCTAATGCTATTGGGGTCCCACAGCCATATCTCAACAAGCTCAACTACAGGAGAACAGACCATGAGGACCCTAACACtaagaaaacagcattcagaaTCAACATGGCCAAGCCGAGTCCAAATTCTGCAGATGAGAACAATGGCCCTATTTATGCCTATGAAAACCTGAAAGAATGTGAAGAAGCTCCATACAGTGCTGCTCACTTCAGGTTTTACAGGATAGAGGGAGATCGGTATGACTTCAATACTGTTCCCTTCAGTGAAGACGACCTCATGAGCTGGACCGATGACTACCTGGCATGGTGGCCCAAGCCCATGGAATTTAGGGCCTGCTACATTAAAGTCAAAATTAATGGACCCCAGGAAGTGAACATAAGGTCTCGCAACATGGGTGGGACGCATCCACGCACCATTGGCAAGCTCTACGGTATCAGGGATGTCCGTAGCATTCGGGATCCTCAGCAGCAGGACGTGTCAGCAGCCTGCCTGGAGTTCAAGTGCAGTGGCATGCTCTTCGACCAAGACCGCGTGGACCGCACGCTTGTGAAAGTCATCCCACAAGGCAGCTGTCGCCGGGAGAGCGTTAACAGCATGCTCCATGAGTACCTGGTGAACCACCTCCCCATGGCTACCAACAATGATTCCAGCGAATATACAATGCTGGCACCCCTTGACCCACTGGGGCATAACTACGGCATCTACACCGTCACCGACCAGGACCCAAGGATCGCCAAGGAAATCGCTTTGGGCAGGTGTTTCGATGGCACATCAGATGGCACCTCCAGAACCATGAAGAGCGATATCGGTGTTGCGCTGACTTTCACCTGTTCGGAGAGGAGCGCAGCAGAGCAAAGCTTATTTGAGACCCAGAGGAACTCGGGCCAGCAGTCCATACGGGTACCAGCAAGGGAGAGCCCTGCATACCAAAGGCCGGTGGGAAGCCGCCAGATCACCCAAAGCAGAATCCAGATGAGAGGTCAACGTCCTTCCTCATACTAG
- the MTFMT gene encoding methionyl-tRNA formyltransferase, mitochondrial isoform X4 codes for MRGRLLRAWREGLKAAGGGVGARREPPWRVLFFGTDRFSVTALRALQAASGVLNVHPSCLPRWRGPAPIVHTVLHGDKVTGVTIMEIRPKRFDVGPIIKQEECPVPPKCTTKELEVILAEMGANMLLSVLKNLPESLENKKEQPKEGVTFAPKISVAKSCINWEEQTAAQIIQLHRAIGSMFPLQTLWKGSTVKLLDFVEVDNILGSADQVLSDHGAVPGSLLYHKTSQTLIAHCKDGWVGIKTVVLKKKLTAVDFYNGYMHSWFQQNTRTVHRECRFQTLKLNTAKKTLKERLSRTRGPPRNPCL; via the exons ATGCGGGGGCGGCTGCTCCGCGCGTGGCGTGAGGGGCTGAAGGCGGCGGGCGGCGGAGTGGGTGCTCGGCGGGAGCCGCCATGGCGGGTGTTGTTCTTCGGTACCGACCGCTTTTCTGTCACTGCTTTACGGGCCCTGCAGGCCGCCAG TGGGGTGCTGAATGTCCATCCCAGCTGCCTCCCACGGTGGCGTGGTCCTGCACCAATAGTCCACACAGTACTTCATGGTGACAAAGTGACCGGAGTGACAATTATGGAAATAAGACCAAAGAG gTTTGATGTAGGTCCAATTATTAAACAAGAAGAGTGTCCTGTTCCTCCTAAATGTACGACAAAGGAGTTGGAAGTGATATTAGCAGAGATGGGTGCAAACATG ctgctgtcagTTTTGAAAAACTTGCCTGaaagtttagaaaataaaaaagaacaaccaaaaGAAGGAGTAACATTTG cTCCTAAAATATCTGTAGCTAAGAGTTGTATAAATTGGGAAGAGCAAACAGCTGCACAAATAATTCAGCTGCATCGTGCCATAGGAAGTATG TTTCCTTTGCAGACGCTTTGGAAGGGCAGCACTGTTAAACTTCTGGATTTTGTGGAAGTGGATAATATCCTTGGTTCTGCTG ATCAAGTATTAAGTGACCATGGAGCTGTTCCTGGCTCACTACTATACCATAAAACGTCCCAAACGCTGATCGCTCATTGCAAG gatgGCTGGGTTGGAATCAAAACAGTTGTATTAAAGAAGAAGCTTACAGCAGTTGACTTCTACAATGGATACATGCACTCTTGGTTCCAGCAGAACACAAGAACAGTTCATCGGGAATGCAGATTTCAAACACTCAAACTTAACACAGCAAAAAAGACTCTGAAAGAGAG GTTGTCTAGAACACGTGGTCCTCCAAGGAATCCATGTCTGTGA
- the CILP gene encoding cartilage intermediate layer protein 1 isoform X2 translates to MLVTARGWVLLLLLGATASSGTRSSSRRMDPIFTSARRTLLVQDPRKFLSPWSKWSECSGKCGQTGVQKRTRSCLADRLWGVHCNEVMEEGRLCIGHVCSACNITCPMGRVNADCDACMCEDVTLHGKVSLEDGSPADNARVYLQANNLKLLTTADDKGTFRIPGVCPDGRNTLKIKKAKYTTAAITVPVTNRRNLALQVQLKRSGKPYVFKSPDDKARREGQSVSLCCNAVGTPAPDRYLWYHNGSLLDPSIYRYKNNLILKNLNRAQAGEYFCKAVSDGGSAKSQPATLSVIGKQEAACSSQPQSHLIRLPHDCFQKATDSFYYDVGKCPAKTCVGKLDKGLRCKDNISYCCGVSKMEMREILCDGYTLPTKVAVECGCKKCTETKITVRGRATAVDNGEPLRFGHIYMGNKRVSMTGYKGTFSVHVPPDTERLVLTFVDRLQKFVNTTKVLPFKENGGAVFHDIKLLRKQAPITLESTETSVIPLGEKEDDDPIAELEIPPDSFYRKNGEPYRGKVKASVTFLDPRELSTAPVTQSDLNFVDDEGDVFPLRTYGMFSVDFTDEQGTETLNAEDVKVHLDTAQVRMPEHLQEMKLWSLNPETGLWEEEGDFNLEKSRRRKREERTFLVGNMEIKERRLFNLDVPESRRCYVKIRAYRSERFLPSEQIQGVVISVINTEPEPGFSSNPRAWGRFDSVVTGPNGACAPAFCDEQNPEAYAAYILASLGGEELEAVPSAPKLNPNAIGVPQPYLNKLNYRRTDHEDPNTKKTAFRINMAKPSPNSADENNGPIYAYENLKECEEAPYSAAHFRFYRIEGDRYDFNTVPFSEDDLMSWTDDYLAWWPKPMEFRACYIKVKINGPQEVNIRSRNMGGTHPRTIGKLYGIRDVRSIRDPQQQDVSAACLEFKCSGMLFDQDRVDRTLVKVIPQGSCRRESVNSMLHEYLVNHLPMATNNDSSEYTMLAPLDPLGHNYGIYTVTDQDPRIAKEIALGRCFDGTSDGTSRTMKSDIGVALTFTCSERSAAEQSLFETQRNSGQQSIRVPARESPAYQRPVGSRQITQSRIQMRGQRPSSY, encoded by the exons ATGCTGGTCACCGCAAGAGGAtgggttctgctgctgctgctgggagccacGGCCAGCTCAG GTACAAGGAGCAGCTCCCGCCGGATGGACCCGATCTTCACCAGCGCCAGACGCA CTCTTCTGGTGCAAGATCCCAGAAAGTTTCTGTCTCCGTGGTCGAAATGGAGCGAGTGCTCAGGGAAGTGTGGCCAAACCGGTGTGCAGAAGCGGACCCGATCCTGCCTGGCGGATCGCCTCTGGGGCGTGCACTGTAACGAAGTAATGGAGGAAGGACGGCTCTGCATCGGACACGTTTGCTCAG CCTGCAACATCACCTGCCCCATGGGCCGCGTGAACGCCGACTGCGACGCGTGCATGTGTGAGGACGTGACCCTGCACGGAAAGGTCTCCTTGGAGGATGGTTCACCAGCAGACAACGCCCGGGTCTACCTGCAAGCCAACAATCTCAAGTTGTTGACAACGGCTGACGATAAGGGCACATTTAGAATTCCTGGGGTCTGTCCTGATGGCAGAAACACCCTTAAGATAAAGAAAGCCAAATACACGACTGCAGCCATCACCGTGCCGGTGACCAACAGGAGGAACCTGGCGCTCCAAGTGCAGCTGAAGAGATCAG GGAAACCCTATGTTTTCAAGAGCCCTGATGACAAGGCAAGGAGAGAGGGGCAGAGCGTGTCACTCTGCTGCAATGCTGTGGGGACTCCAGCCCCAGATCGCTATCTCTG GTACCACAACGGCTCCCTGCTGGATCCTTCCATATATAGATACAAAAACAACCTGATTCTGAAGAACCTGAACAGAGCGCAGGCAGGAGAGTACTTCTGCAAGGCCGTCAGCGATGGGGGTTCAGCGAAGTCCCAACCTGCCACACTTTCTGTAATAG gaaaacaagaggcagcctgcagctcccagccccaaagCCACCTCATTCGTCTTCCGCACGACTGTTTCCAAAAAGCAACTGACTCATTCTACTATGACGTGGGGAAGTGCCCAGCAAAGACCTGCGTTGGGAAGCTGGATAAGGGACTCCGCTGTAAGGACAACATCTCCTATTGCTGCGGGGTGTCTAAGATGGAGATGAGAGAGATCTTGTGTGATGGATACACGCTCCCCACTAAAGTTGCCGTAGAATGTGGCTGCAAAAAATGCACCGAGACAAAAATAACAGTTCGGGGCAGAGCTACAGCAGTGGATAACGGTGAGCCACTGAGGTTTGGCCACATCTACATGGGGAACAAGAGAGTGAGTATGACTGGCTACAAGGGAACCTTCTCTGTCCACGTCCCACCGGATACTGAGAGACTGGTTCTAACCTTTGTGGATCGGCTGCAGAAGTTTGTGAACACAACAAAAGTTTTGCCATTCAAGGAAAATGGAGGTGCTGTGTTTCATGACATTAAGTTACTACGAAAACAAGCCCCTATTACACTGGAATCCACTGAAACCAGTGTAATTCCTTTGGGTGAGAAGGAAGACGATGATCCAATCGCTGAATTAGAAATCCCTCCTGATTCATTTTACAGGAAGAATGGAGAACCTTACAGAGGTAAAGTGAAAGCCAGCGTGACGTTTCTGGACCCAAGAGAACTCTCAACGGCGCCTGTGACACAAAGTGACCTGAACTTTGTGGATGACGAAGGAGACGTGTTCCCGCTCCGCACGTATGGCATGTTTTCCGTGGACTTCACCGATGAACAAGGAACGGAGACTCTTAATGCAGAGGATGTGAAGGTCCACTTGGACACTGCTCAGGTCAGGATGCCAGAGCACCTACAAGAAATGAAGCTTTGGTCACTGAACCCTGAGACAGGACTatgggaggaagaaggggacTTCAACCTGGAGAAAAGCAGACGGCGCAAAAGAGAGGAGCGGACTTTTTTGGTTGGGAACATGGAGATCAAGGAAAGGCGGCTTTTTAACCTGGACGTCCCAGAGAGCAGACGCTGCTACGTCAAAATCCGAGCATACAGAAGTGAGAGATTTCTGCCAAGTGAGCAGATCCAAGGGGTGGTGATTTCTGTTATAAACACGGAGCCAGAACCAGGGTTCTCCTCCAACCCCAGAGCATGGGGCCGTTTTGACAGCGTGGTCACCGGTCCCAATGGCGCTTGTGCACCAGCCTTTTGTGACGAGCAGAACCCAGAGGCCTACGCAGCTTACATTTTGGCAAGCTTGGGGGGTGAAGAACTCGAAGCTGTGCCCTCTGCTCCCAAACTCAATCCTAATGCTATTGGGGTCCCACAGCCATATCTCAACAAGCTCAACTACAGGAGAACAGACCATGAGGACCCTAACACtaagaaaacagcattcagaaTCAACATGGCCAAGCCGAGTCCAAATTCTGCAGATGAGAACAATGGCCCTATTTATGCCTATGAAAACCTGAAAGAATGTGAAGAAGCTCCATACAGTGCTGCTCACTTCAGGTTTTACAGGATAGAGGGAGATCGGTATGACTTCAATACTGTTCCCTTCAGTGAAGACGACCTCATGAGCTGGACCGATGACTACCTGGCATGGTGGCCCAAGCCCATGGAATTTAGGGCCTGCTACATTAAAGTCAAAATTAATGGACCCCAGGAAGTGAACATAAGGTCTCGCAACATGGGTGGGACGCATCCACGCACCATTGGCAAGCTCTACGGTATCAGGGATGTCCGTAGCATTCGGGATCCTCAGCAGCAGGACGTGTCAGCAGCCTGCCTGGAGTTCAAGTGCAGTGGCATGCTCTTCGACCAAGACCGCGTGGACCGCACGCTTGTGAAAGTCATCCCACAAGGCAGCTGTCGCCGGGAGAGCGTTAACAGCATGCTCCATGAGTACCTGGTGAACCACCTCCCCATGGCTACCAACAATGATTCCAGCGAATATACAATGCTGGCACCCCTTGACCCACTGGGGCATAACTACGGCATCTACACCGTCACCGACCAGGACCCAAGGATCGCCAAGGAAATCGCTTTGGGCAGGTGTTTCGATGGCACATCAGATGGCACCTCCAGAACCATGAAGAGCGATATCGGTGTTGCGCTGACTTTCACCTGTTCGGAGAGGAGCGCAGCAGAGCAAAGCTTATTTGAGACCCAGAGGAACTCGGGCCAGCAGTCCATACGGGTACCAGCAAGGGAGAGCCCTGCATACCAAAGGCCGGTGGGAAGCCGCCAGATCACCCAAAGCAGAATCCAGATGAGAGGTCAACGTCCTTCCTCATACTAG
- the MTFMT gene encoding methionyl-tRNA formyltransferase, mitochondrial isoform X3, translating into MAGVVLREPSRDLLVSRLEVVTLPSRLPGDLPVKSCARELQLPVHEWPQTGPVGQFDVGVVASFGRLLSEDLILQFPYGVLNVHPSCLPRWRGPAPIVHTVLHGDKVTGVTIMEIRPKRFDVGPIIKQEECPVPPKCTTKELEVILAEMGANMLLSVLKNLPESLENKKEQPKEGVTFAPKISVAKSCINWEEQTAAQIIQLHRAIGSMFPLQTLWKGSTVKLLDFVEVDNILGSADQVLSDHGAVPGSLLYHKTSQTLIAHCKDGWVGIKTVVLKKKLTAVDFYNGYMHSWFQQNTRTVHRECRFQTLKLNTAKKTLKERLSRTRGPPRNPCL; encoded by the exons ATGGCGGGTGTTGTTCTTCG GGAGCCCAGCAGGGACTTGCTTGTGTCCAGGCTGGAGGTGGTGACGCTGCCCTCCCGCCTGCCCGGGGACCTGCCTGTGAAGAGCTGTGCCCgtgagctgcagctgcctgtgcaCGAGTGGCCGCAGACGGGGCCTGTAGGGCAGTTTGATGTTGGTGTGGTGGCATCCTTCGGGCGTCTCCTAAGCGAGGACCTTATTTTGCAATTCCCGTA TGGGGTGCTGAATGTCCATCCCAGCTGCCTCCCACGGTGGCGTGGTCCTGCACCAATAGTCCACACAGTACTTCATGGTGACAAAGTGACCGGAGTGACAATTATGGAAATAAGACCAAAGAG gTTTGATGTAGGTCCAATTATTAAACAAGAAGAGTGTCCTGTTCCTCCTAAATGTACGACAAAGGAGTTGGAAGTGATATTAGCAGAGATGGGTGCAAACATG ctgctgtcagTTTTGAAAAACTTGCCTGaaagtttagaaaataaaaaagaacaaccaaaaGAAGGAGTAACATTTG cTCCTAAAATATCTGTAGCTAAGAGTTGTATAAATTGGGAAGAGCAAACAGCTGCACAAATAATTCAGCTGCATCGTGCCATAGGAAGTATG TTTCCTTTGCAGACGCTTTGGAAGGGCAGCACTGTTAAACTTCTGGATTTTGTGGAAGTGGATAATATCCTTGGTTCTGCTG ATCAAGTATTAAGTGACCATGGAGCTGTTCCTGGCTCACTACTATACCATAAAACGTCCCAAACGCTGATCGCTCATTGCAAG gatgGCTGGGTTGGAATCAAAACAGTTGTATTAAAGAAGAAGCTTACAGCAGTTGACTTCTACAATGGATACATGCACTCTTGGTTCCAGCAGAACACAAGAACAGTTCATCGGGAATGCAGATTTCAAACACTCAAACTTAACACAGCAAAAAAGACTCTGAAAGAGAG GTTGTCTAGAACACGTGGTCCTCCAAGGAATCCATGTCTGTGA